TACTACGTTCTTTAAGAATATTTAAACGATTATTAAGATTTGCAGCAGCTTTAGATAAAGCGTTTTGTTGGTTAGGAGGGCAATTAACTTTTAATGCACGACCGCAAAGATGAATTTCTATAGTTTCCAGAGACATTTTTAATTTTCCCTTTTGTTTTAATTATTTATAATTTTTTATAGATTGATAAATCAAATGTTGATTTTGATTAATAAGTGCATATTTGTCAATTTTATTAATGTTCGGATAATAATATTGTTTAAATATATCATGTATATACTAGTTTTTATAAAAATTATAAAGATTTTATATGATATAATATCTTAAAGTAATTTAATATTTTATTAAGAATGGAGTTTATTTATTTTTATTTTTAAATATTATGTGTGTATAGTTACATAAAATAAAATTATATATATTATGTAGCAATAAAATTTTAAGATATTTGAATAAAAATGTTTTGATAGATATTCTTAATATAGATTGCTAACATAAATGATTTTTATTTTTATAAATTATTATCTTAATTGTTATTTATACATTAATGTTATAATAAGTATGTGAAATTGGGTTTATAAATGTCAATTGTCATTAATGGTGGCGGTGTTGTTGGTGTTTTTTTAGCATTAATACTTTCGCGATTAACCAAAGGTAAAATGAGAATTAATTTAATTTCTGCTCATTTATTTGAGGATGCTAAACATCCTAGTTTTGATTCGCGTACTATAGCATTAACTTGGGGAACATATTCTGCATTAGATTCAATAGGGATATGGTCTTTTTTATCACCTTATGCTACTGTTATTAAAAAGATAGAGATTAGTAATTATTTAAATAACGGGAAAATTATTATTTCTGCTAGCGATTATAAATTATTATTTTTAGGTTATGTAATTGAATTACGTAAAATTAAACTTAGTTTATTGGATTTATTATGTTGTTCTTTAAATATAAAGTTGTATTGTCCTGCTATTTTAAAAAAAGTTGAACGTAAAGACAATGTCAATAAGGTTGTGTTGGATGATGGTTCAGAAATATGTTCTAAATTATTAGTAGTTGCTGATGGTTCTCATTCGTCTTTAGCTTTTAAATGTGGTATTCGCTGGGATAAATATAATTATCGACAAATTGCAGTAATTAGTAACATAATTACTACATTACCTCATAATTATAGTGCTTTTGAAAAATTTACTGAATACGGTTCACTAGCATTATTACCGATTGCTCATGGTCATAGCTCTCTTATCTGGTGCTGTCCAGAAAAATGGAAGGAAGAAATATCTTCTTGGAAAATACAACAATTTTGTAAAGTATTACAAGATATTTTAGGGATGCGTTTGGGACTTATAATGGATACGGGGCAACGTAATTATTATTCATTATGTTCATATATTGTCGAAAAACCTATCGCTCATAGATTGGTGTTAATAGGCAATGCTGCGCAAACTTTGCATCCTTTTGCAGGGCAAGGTTTAAATCTTAGTTTACGAGATGTTATGGCTTTAGCAAAGGTTTTGGCAGCAGCTAGTGTGCGTGGCGACGATATAGGGGATTATGTTGTATTAAATAAGTATTATCAAAATAGAATATTGGATAGAAAGATAACAGTGAATTATATAGATAAAAT
The DNA window shown above is from Blochmannia endosymbiont of Camponotus (Colobopsis) obliquus and carries:
- the ubiH gene encoding 2-octaprenyl-6-methoxyphenyl hydroxylase, whose amino-acid sequence is MSIVINGGGVVGVFLALILSRLTKGKMRINLISAHLFEDAKHPSFDSRTIALTWGTYSALDSIGIWSFLSPYATVIKKIEISNYLNNGKIIISASDYKLLFLGYVIELRKIKLSLLDLLCCSLNIKLYCPAILKKVERKDNVNKVVLDDGSEICSKLLVVADGSHSSLAFKCGIRWDKYNYRQIAVISNIITTLPHNYSAFEKFTEYGSLALLPIAHGHSSLIWCCPEKWKEEISSWKIQQFCKVLQDILGMRLGLIMDTGQRNYYSLCSYIVEKPIAHRLVLIGNAAQTLHPFAGQGLNLSLRDVMALAKVLAAASVRGDDIGDYVVLNKYYQNRILDRKITVNYIDKIVRLFSDRRCPLILFRNLGFFVVSHSSLLHNLFKQFIFSWIVR